Proteins from a genomic interval of Rattus norvegicus strain BN/NHsdMcwi chromosome 2, GRCr8, whole genome shotgun sequence:
- the Larp7 gene encoding la-related protein 7 isoform X2, with amino-acid sequence MEVLRKMETENQKTMEESTEKRKEEKKKRSRVKQVLADIAKQVDFWFGDANLHKDRFLREQIEKSRDGYVDISLLVSFNKMKKLTTDGKLIARALKSSSVVELDLEGTRIRRKKPLGERPKDEEERTVYVELLPKNVTHSWIERVFGKCGNVVYISIPHYKSTGDPKGFAFVEFETKEQAAKAIEFLNNPPEEAPRKPGIFPKTVKNKPIPSLRVAEEKKKKKKKKGRIKKEESVQAKELVVDSSSSGVSKATKRPRTASEGSEAETPEAPKQPAKKKKKRDKVETGGLPESKAGKRERSSAEDEDCLPPRPKLKKRAQKDGGGPAASEVSKEHRDLEFCSTEEEKEPGDRKGDSLSKGKRKHKKKHKERHKMGEEVIPLRVLSKTEWMDLKKEYLALQKASMASLKKTISQIKLESEMETESKAPPGSGQQCSTQEKVSAQGPQFVTGVIVKILSEDPLPGRKQVKDILATISEVVYIDLLEGDTECHARFKTPEDAQAVMNAQTEIKKKHSWNLEILSGDHEQRYWQKILVDRQAKLNQPREKKRGTEKLITKAEKIRLAKTQQASQHIRFSEYD; translated from the exons ATGGAAGTCCTCAGGAA AATGGAAActgaaaaccaaaaaaccatgGAAGAAAGCactgagaagagaaaagaagaaaaaaagaagcgaTCACGGGTTAAGCAGGTGCTTGCAGATATCGCTAAGCAGGTGGACTTCTGGTTTGGAGATGCAAACCTTCACAAGGACAGGTTTCTGCGAGAGCAAATTGAAAAATCTAGAGATGGAT ATGTGGACATTTCCCTTCTGGTGTCTTTTAACAAAATGAAGAAGCTGACAACTGATGGGAAGCTAATAGCCAGAGCACTGAAGAGCTCATCTGTTGTAGAG TTGGACTTAGAAGGGACCAGAATCAGGAGGAAAAAACCCCTAGGAGAGAGACCAAAGGACGAGGAAGAACGCACGGTATATGTG GAGTTGCTCCCAAAAAACGTTACTCACAGTTGGATTGAGAGAGTATTTGGGAAATGTGGCAATGTTGTTTACATAAGTATTCCACATTACAAGTCTACTGGGGATCCTAAGGGATTTGCCTTTGTGGAGTTTGAAACAAAAGAGCAAGCAGCAAAAGCCATTGAG TTTCTGAACAACCCACCAGAAGAAGCACCCAGAAAGCCTGGCATATTCCCCAAGACGGTGAAAAACAAGCCCATCCCTTCCTTACGAGTAGCTG aagagaagaaaaagaagaaaaagaaaaaaggcagaataaagaaggaagagagtgtGCAGGCTAAGGAGCTGGTTGTGGACAGCAGCAGCTCGGGTGTGAGTAAAGCCACGAAGAGACCTAGGACAGCCTCTGAGGGCTCTGAGGCGGAAACCCCAGAAGCTCCAAAGCAACctgcaaagaagaagaagaagcggGACAAGGTGGAAACCGGCGGCTTACCTGAGTCAAAGGCAGGGAAGCGGGAGAGAAGCAGTGCTGAGGACGAAGACTGCCTCCCACCAAGGCCAAAGCTAAAGAAGAGGGCTCAGAAGGATGGGGGTGGCCCAGCTGCTTCTGAGGTCTCCAAGGAGCACAGAG ACTTGGAATTCTGCTCTACGGAAGAAGAGAAGGAGCCGGGAGACAGGAAAGGCGACTCGCTCTCCAAGGGGAAGAGGAAGCATAAGAAGAAGCATAAGGAGAGGCATAAGATGGGCGAGGAGGTGATACCGCTGCGAGTGCTGTCCAA GACTGAATGGATGGATTTGAAAAAAGAGTATTTGGCACTGCAAAAAGCTAGCATGGCTTCTCTAAAAAAAACAATATCTCAAATAAAATTGGAGTCGGAAATGGAGACAGAGTCCAAAGCGCCTC CAGGCAGTGGTCAGCAGTGCTCCACCCAGGAGAAGGTCAGTGCACAGGGCCCGCAGTTCGTGACTGGAGTGATCGTGAAGATCCTGAGCGAAGACCCTCTCCCAGGCAGGAAACAAGTCAAG GATATTTTGGCCACAATCTCAGAAGTTGTTTACATTGATTTGCTAGAAGGAGATACTGAATGCCATGCCCGATTCAAAACCCCAGAGGATGCTCAGGCAGTAATGAATGCACAGACTGAAATTAAAAAGAAGCACAGTTGGAACCTCGAGATCCTTTCTG gTGATCATGAGCAGAGGTACTGGCAGAAGATTTTGGTAGATAGACAAGCCAAACTTAATCAACCTCGGGAAAAGAAAAGAGGCACAGAAAAG cTAATCACCAAAGCTGAGAAGATTAGACTGGCTAAGACCCAGCAAGCCAGTCAGCACATTCGATTCTCCGAGTATGACTGA
- the Larp7 gene encoding la-related protein 7, which yields METENQKTMEESTEKRKEEKKKRSRVKQVLADIAKQVDFWFGDANLHKDRFLREQIEKSRDGYVDISLLVSFNKMKKLTTDGKLIARALKSSSVVELDLEGTRIRRKKPLGERPKDEEERTVYVELLPKNVTHSWIERVFGKCGNVVYISIPHYKSTGDPKGFAFVEFETKEQAAKAIEFLNNPPEEAPRKPGIFPKTVKNKPIPSLRVAEEKKKKKKKKGRIKKEESVQAKELVVDSSSSGVSKATKRPRTASEGSEAETPEAPKQPAKKKKKRDKVETGGLPESKAGKRERSSAEDEDCLPPRPKLKKRAQKDGGGPAASEVSKEHRDLEFCSTEEEKEPGDRKGDSLSKGKRKHKKKHKERHKMGEEVIPLRVLSKTEWMDLKKEYLALQKASMASLKKTISQIKLESEMETESKAPPGSGQQCSTQEKVSAQGPQFVTGVIVKILSEDPLPGRKQVKDILATISEVVYIDLLEGDTECHARFKTPEDAQAVMNAQTEIKKKHSWNLEILSGDHEQRYWQKILVDRQAKLNQPREKKRGTEKLITKAEKIRLAKTQQASQHIRFSEYD from the exons ATGGAAActgaaaaccaaaaaaccatgGAAGAAAGCactgagaagagaaaagaagaaaaaaagaagcgaTCACGGGTTAAGCAGGTGCTTGCAGATATCGCTAAGCAGGTGGACTTCTGGTTTGGAGATGCAAACCTTCACAAGGACAGGTTTCTGCGAGAGCAAATTGAAAAATCTAGAGATGGAT ATGTGGACATTTCCCTTCTGGTGTCTTTTAACAAAATGAAGAAGCTGACAACTGATGGGAAGCTAATAGCCAGAGCACTGAAGAGCTCATCTGTTGTAGAG TTGGACTTAGAAGGGACCAGAATCAGGAGGAAAAAACCCCTAGGAGAGAGACCAAAGGACGAGGAAGAACGCACGGTATATGTG GAGTTGCTCCCAAAAAACGTTACTCACAGTTGGATTGAGAGAGTATTTGGGAAATGTGGCAATGTTGTTTACATAAGTATTCCACATTACAAGTCTACTGGGGATCCTAAGGGATTTGCCTTTGTGGAGTTTGAAACAAAAGAGCAAGCAGCAAAAGCCATTGAG TTTCTGAACAACCCACCAGAAGAAGCACCCAGAAAGCCTGGCATATTCCCCAAGACGGTGAAAAACAAGCCCATCCCTTCCTTACGAGTAGCTG aagagaagaaaaagaagaaaaagaaaaaaggcagaataaagaaggaagagagtgtGCAGGCTAAGGAGCTGGTTGTGGACAGCAGCAGCTCGGGTGTGAGTAAAGCCACGAAGAGACCTAGGACAGCCTCTGAGGGCTCTGAGGCGGAAACCCCAGAAGCTCCAAAGCAACctgcaaagaagaagaagaagcggGACAAGGTGGAAACCGGCGGCTTACCTGAGTCAAAGGCAGGGAAGCGGGAGAGAAGCAGTGCTGAGGACGAAGACTGCCTCCCACCAAGGCCAAAGCTAAAGAAGAGGGCTCAGAAGGATGGGGGTGGCCCAGCTGCTTCTGAGGTCTCCAAGGAGCACAGAG ACTTGGAATTCTGCTCTACGGAAGAAGAGAAGGAGCCGGGAGACAGGAAAGGCGACTCGCTCTCCAAGGGGAAGAGGAAGCATAAGAAGAAGCATAAGGAGAGGCATAAGATGGGCGAGGAGGTGATACCGCTGCGAGTGCTGTCCAA GACTGAATGGATGGATTTGAAAAAAGAGTATTTGGCACTGCAAAAAGCTAGCATGGCTTCTCTAAAAAAAACAATATCTCAAATAAAATTGGAGTCGGAAATGGAGACAGAGTCCAAAGCGCCTC CAGGCAGTGGTCAGCAGTGCTCCACCCAGGAGAAGGTCAGTGCACAGGGCCCGCAGTTCGTGACTGGAGTGATCGTGAAGATCCTGAGCGAAGACCCTCTCCCAGGCAGGAAACAAGTCAAG GATATTTTGGCCACAATCTCAGAAGTTGTTTACATTGATTTGCTAGAAGGAGATACTGAATGCCATGCCCGATTCAAAACCCCAGAGGATGCTCAGGCAGTAATGAATGCACAGACTGAAATTAAAAAGAAGCACAGTTGGAACCTCGAGATCCTTTCTG gTGATCATGAGCAGAGGTACTGGCAGAAGATTTTGGTAGATAGACAAGCCAAACTTAATCAACCTCGGGAAAAGAAAAGAGGCACAGAAAAG cTAATCACCAAAGCTGAGAAGATTAGACTGGCTAAGACCCAGCAAGCCAGTCAGCACATTCGATTCTCCGAGTATGACTGA
- the Larp7 gene encoding la-related protein 7 isoform X3: METENQKTMEESTEKRKEEKKKRSRVKQVLADIAKQVDFWFGDANLHKDRFLREQIEKSRDGYVDISLLVSFNKMKKLTTDGKLIARALKSSSVVELDLEGTRIRRKKPLGERPKDEEERTVYVELLPKNVTHSWIERVFGKCGNVVYISIPHYKSTGDPKGFAFVEFETKEQAAKAIEFLNNPPEEAPRKPGIFPKTVKNKPIPSLRVAEEKKKKKKKKGRIKKEESVQAKELVVDSSSSGVSKATKRPRTASEGSEAETPEAPKQPAKKKKKRDKVETGGLPESKAGKRERSSAEDEDCLPPRPKLKKRAQKDGGGPAASEVSKEHRDLEFCSTEEEKEPGDRKGDSLSKGKRKHKKKHKERHKMGEEVIPLRVLSKTEWMDLKKEYLALQKASMASLKKTISQIKLESEMETESKAPPAGSGQQCSTQEKVSAQGPQFVTGVIVKILSEDPLPGRKQVKDILATISEVVYIDLLEGDTECHARFKTPEDAQAVMNAQTEIKKKHSWNLEILSGDHEQRYWQKILVDRQAKLNQPREKKRGTEKLITKAEKIRLAKTQQASQHIRFSEYD, encoded by the exons ATGGAAActgaaaaccaaaaaaccatgGAAGAAAGCactgagaagagaaaagaagaaaaaaagaagcgaTCACGGGTTAAGCAGGTGCTTGCAGATATCGCTAAGCAGGTGGACTTCTGGTTTGGAGATGCAAACCTTCACAAGGACAGGTTTCTGCGAGAGCAAATTGAAAAATCTAGAGATGGAT ATGTGGACATTTCCCTTCTGGTGTCTTTTAACAAAATGAAGAAGCTGACAACTGATGGGAAGCTAATAGCCAGAGCACTGAAGAGCTCATCTGTTGTAGAG TTGGACTTAGAAGGGACCAGAATCAGGAGGAAAAAACCCCTAGGAGAGAGACCAAAGGACGAGGAAGAACGCACGGTATATGTG GAGTTGCTCCCAAAAAACGTTACTCACAGTTGGATTGAGAGAGTATTTGGGAAATGTGGCAATGTTGTTTACATAAGTATTCCACATTACAAGTCTACTGGGGATCCTAAGGGATTTGCCTTTGTGGAGTTTGAAACAAAAGAGCAAGCAGCAAAAGCCATTGAG TTTCTGAACAACCCACCAGAAGAAGCACCCAGAAAGCCTGGCATATTCCCCAAGACGGTGAAAAACAAGCCCATCCCTTCCTTACGAGTAGCTG aagagaagaaaaagaagaaaaagaaaaaaggcagaataaagaaggaagagagtgtGCAGGCTAAGGAGCTGGTTGTGGACAGCAGCAGCTCGGGTGTGAGTAAAGCCACGAAGAGACCTAGGACAGCCTCTGAGGGCTCTGAGGCGGAAACCCCAGAAGCTCCAAAGCAACctgcaaagaagaagaagaagcggGACAAGGTGGAAACCGGCGGCTTACCTGAGTCAAAGGCAGGGAAGCGGGAGAGAAGCAGTGCTGAGGACGAAGACTGCCTCCCACCAAGGCCAAAGCTAAAGAAGAGGGCTCAGAAGGATGGGGGTGGCCCAGCTGCTTCTGAGGTCTCCAAGGAGCACAGAG ACTTGGAATTCTGCTCTACGGAAGAAGAGAAGGAGCCGGGAGACAGGAAAGGCGACTCGCTCTCCAAGGGGAAGAGGAAGCATAAGAAGAAGCATAAGGAGAGGCATAAGATGGGCGAGGAGGTGATACCGCTGCGAGTGCTGTCCAA GACTGAATGGATGGATTTGAAAAAAGAGTATTTGGCACTGCAAAAAGCTAGCATGGCTTCTCTAAAAAAAACAATATCTCAAATAAAATTGGAGTCGGAAATGGAGACAGAGTCCAAAGCGCCTC CAGCAGGCAGTGGTCAGCAGTGCTCCACCCAGGAGAAGGTCAGTGCACAGGGCCCGCAGTTCGTGACTGGAGTGATCGTGAAGATCCTGAGCGAAGACCCTCTCCCAGGCAGGAAACAAGTCAAG GATATTTTGGCCACAATCTCAGAAGTTGTTTACATTGATTTGCTAGAAGGAGATACTGAATGCCATGCCCGATTCAAAACCCCAGAGGATGCTCAGGCAGTAATGAATGCACAGACTGAAATTAAAAAGAAGCACAGTTGGAACCTCGAGATCCTTTCTG gTGATCATGAGCAGAGGTACTGGCAGAAGATTTTGGTAGATAGACAAGCCAAACTTAATCAACCTCGGGAAAAGAAAAGAGGCACAGAAAAG cTAATCACCAAAGCTGAGAAGATTAGACTGGCTAAGACCCAGCAAGCCAGTCAGCACATTCGATTCTCCGAGTATGACTGA
- the Larp7 gene encoding la-related protein 7 isoform X1: protein MEVLRKMETENQKTMEESTEKRKEEKKKRSRVKQVLADIAKQVDFWFGDANLHKDRFLREQIEKSRDGYVDISLLVSFNKMKKLTTDGKLIARALKSSSVVELDLEGTRIRRKKPLGERPKDEEERTVYVELLPKNVTHSWIERVFGKCGNVVYISIPHYKSTGDPKGFAFVEFETKEQAAKAIEFLNNPPEEAPRKPGIFPKTVKNKPIPSLRVAEEKKKKKKKKGRIKKEESVQAKELVVDSSSSGVSKATKRPRTASEGSEAETPEAPKQPAKKKKKRDKVETGGLPESKAGKRERSSAEDEDCLPPRPKLKKRAQKDGGGPAASEVSKEHRDLEFCSTEEEKEPGDRKGDSLSKGKRKHKKKHKERHKMGEEVIPLRVLSKTEWMDLKKEYLALQKASMASLKKTISQIKLESEMETESKAPPAGSGQQCSTQEKVSAQGPQFVTGVIVKILSEDPLPGRKQVKDILATISEVVYIDLLEGDTECHARFKTPEDAQAVMNAQTEIKKKHSWNLEILSGDHEQRYWQKILVDRQAKLNQPREKKRGTEKLITKAEKIRLAKTQQASQHIRFSEYD from the exons ATGGAAGTCCTCAGGAA AATGGAAActgaaaaccaaaaaaccatgGAAGAAAGCactgagaagagaaaagaagaaaaaaagaagcgaTCACGGGTTAAGCAGGTGCTTGCAGATATCGCTAAGCAGGTGGACTTCTGGTTTGGAGATGCAAACCTTCACAAGGACAGGTTTCTGCGAGAGCAAATTGAAAAATCTAGAGATGGAT ATGTGGACATTTCCCTTCTGGTGTCTTTTAACAAAATGAAGAAGCTGACAACTGATGGGAAGCTAATAGCCAGAGCACTGAAGAGCTCATCTGTTGTAGAG TTGGACTTAGAAGGGACCAGAATCAGGAGGAAAAAACCCCTAGGAGAGAGACCAAAGGACGAGGAAGAACGCACGGTATATGTG GAGTTGCTCCCAAAAAACGTTACTCACAGTTGGATTGAGAGAGTATTTGGGAAATGTGGCAATGTTGTTTACATAAGTATTCCACATTACAAGTCTACTGGGGATCCTAAGGGATTTGCCTTTGTGGAGTTTGAAACAAAAGAGCAAGCAGCAAAAGCCATTGAG TTTCTGAACAACCCACCAGAAGAAGCACCCAGAAAGCCTGGCATATTCCCCAAGACGGTGAAAAACAAGCCCATCCCTTCCTTACGAGTAGCTG aagagaagaaaaagaagaaaaagaaaaaaggcagaataaagaaggaagagagtgtGCAGGCTAAGGAGCTGGTTGTGGACAGCAGCAGCTCGGGTGTGAGTAAAGCCACGAAGAGACCTAGGACAGCCTCTGAGGGCTCTGAGGCGGAAACCCCAGAAGCTCCAAAGCAACctgcaaagaagaagaagaagcggGACAAGGTGGAAACCGGCGGCTTACCTGAGTCAAAGGCAGGGAAGCGGGAGAGAAGCAGTGCTGAGGACGAAGACTGCCTCCCACCAAGGCCAAAGCTAAAGAAGAGGGCTCAGAAGGATGGGGGTGGCCCAGCTGCTTCTGAGGTCTCCAAGGAGCACAGAG ACTTGGAATTCTGCTCTACGGAAGAAGAGAAGGAGCCGGGAGACAGGAAAGGCGACTCGCTCTCCAAGGGGAAGAGGAAGCATAAGAAGAAGCATAAGGAGAGGCATAAGATGGGCGAGGAGGTGATACCGCTGCGAGTGCTGTCCAA GACTGAATGGATGGATTTGAAAAAAGAGTATTTGGCACTGCAAAAAGCTAGCATGGCTTCTCTAAAAAAAACAATATCTCAAATAAAATTGGAGTCGGAAATGGAGACAGAGTCCAAAGCGCCTC CAGCAGGCAGTGGTCAGCAGTGCTCCACCCAGGAGAAGGTCAGTGCACAGGGCCCGCAGTTCGTGACTGGAGTGATCGTGAAGATCCTGAGCGAAGACCCTCTCCCAGGCAGGAAACAAGTCAAG GATATTTTGGCCACAATCTCAGAAGTTGTTTACATTGATTTGCTAGAAGGAGATACTGAATGCCATGCCCGATTCAAAACCCCAGAGGATGCTCAGGCAGTAATGAATGCACAGACTGAAATTAAAAAGAAGCACAGTTGGAACCTCGAGATCCTTTCTG gTGATCATGAGCAGAGGTACTGGCAGAAGATTTTGGTAGATAGACAAGCCAAACTTAATCAACCTCGGGAAAAGAAAAGAGGCACAGAAAAG cTAATCACCAAAGCTGAGAAGATTAGACTGGCTAAGACCCAGCAAGCCAGTCAGCACATTCGATTCTCCGAGTATGACTGA